A single window of Hyla sarda isolate aHylSar1 chromosome 2, aHylSar1.hap1, whole genome shotgun sequence DNA harbors:
- the NAB2 gene encoding NGFI-A-binding protein 2 isoform X1 has translation MAERAGRSDDLKRASKARIIAETTTLPRTLGELQLYRVLQRANLLGYYDTFIQQGGDDVQQLCEAGEEEFLEIMSLVGMATKPLHVRRLQKALRDWATNPGLFNQPPLNSVPLSASIPLFKISETMGRVARPCNGHVGNIETLNKGISGFVLPEQQDQLGKRSPSQLDNRPWTVQVSPELNEGDDEDVDDDEDGRGTQYATAGERLDPELAHVISESVERLMKGLPRGDITEARSMLKINKKLGRSLGHIFQIPEGGPKKEREIRRHSAIYGRSDSKRREGKRLTLHELTINEAAAQCCMRDNTLLLRRVELFSLARQAARESSYLASLKCSRLNPEETGAPPTKIPKQEVVEVPLQGESEGVTTTSARHSLEEDSGSVSGESMDGHLQAAVTVRIPTSPGATDLSLALPHPAPWSRQLLQQTLMDEGLRLARLVSRDRLGRLSLCVPGTPHIAECDDGGSESCSSLPVSPQITDLRSGSCKEQE, from the exons GATCATAGCAGAAACAACTACCCTCCCACGTACCCTGGGTGAGCTGCAGCTGTATCGAGTTCTACAGAGAGCCAACTTATTAGGTTATTATGATACCTTCATCCAGCAGGGAGGTGATGATGTTCAGCAGTTATGTGAGGCTGGAGAAGAAGAATTCTTGGAAATTATGTCTTTGGTTGGCATGGCTACAAAGCCACTCCACGTCAGACGGCTGCAAAAGGCCTTACGAGATTGGGCTACTAATCCAGGACTATTTAACCAGCCCCCATTGAACAGCGTCCCTCTCAGTGCCAGTATACCATTGTTTAAGATATCAGAAACAATGGGCAGAGTAGCCCGACCATGCAATGGACATGTTGGTAACATCGAAACTTTAAACAAAGGAATTAGTGGTTTTGTTCTTCCAGAACAACAAGACCAGCTTGGTAAAAGATCTCCTTCCCAACTAGATAACAGGCCATGGACAGTGCAAGTGTCTCCAGAACTAAATGAAGGAGATGATGaagatgttgatgatgatgaagatgggaGAGGAACTCAATATGCAACAGCAGGTGAAAGATTAGATCCTGAGCTGGCACATGTGATCTCTGAAAGCGTTGAGAGGCTAATGAAAGGCTTACCGCGGGGAGATATAACTGAGGCGCGATCCATgctgaaaataaacaaaaaattggGACGATCACTAGGCCATATCTTTCAGATCCCAGAGGGAGGGCCAAAAAAAGAAAGGGAGATTCGAAGACACAGTGCTATTTATGGAAGAAGTGACTCGAAGAGGCGGGAAGGAAAGAGACTCACTCTGCATGAG CTCACGATAAATGAAGCGGCAGCTCAGTGTTGTATGAGGGATAACACCTTGCTCCTTAGGAGGGTAGAGCTCTTCTCCCTAGCAAGACAAGCGGCCCGAGAGAGCTCCTACTTGGCATCTCTGAAGTGTTCTAG GTTAAACCCTGAGGAGACAGGTGCACCGCCAACAAAAATACCAAAGCAAGAG GTTGTGGAAGTCCCACTACAAGGAGAATCAGAAGGTGTAACTACTACATCAGCAAGACATAGCTTAGAGGAGGACAGCGGCAGTGTTTCTGGGGAAAGCATGGATGGTCATTTGCAAG CAGCTGTAACGGTAAGAATACCCACCTCGCCTGGAGCTACAGACCTATCCCTTGCTCTACCACATCCAGCACCATGGAGCAGACAGCTTTTGCAACAAACACTGATGGATGAAGGCTTACGACTTGCCAGGCTTGTGTCACGTGATAGGCTGGGCCGTCTCAGTCTGTGTGTGCCTGGTACTCCACATATTGCCG AATGTGATGATGGTGGTTCAGAAAGCTGTTCAAGCCTGCCAGTTTCTCCGCAAATTACTGACCTCAGATCTGGCAGCTGCAAGGAACAAGAATAA
- the NAB2 gene encoding NGFI-A-binding protein 2 isoform X2: protein MAERAGRSDDLKRASKARIIAETTTLPRTLGELQLYRVLQRANLLGYYDTFIQQGGDDVQQLCEAGEEEFLEIMSLVGMATKPLHVRRLQKALRDWATNPGLFNQPPLNSVPLSASIPLFKISETMGRVARPCNGHVGNIETLNKGISGFVLPEQQDQLGKRSPSQLDNRPWTVQVSPELNEGDDEDVDDDEDGRGTQYATAGERLDPELAHVISESVERLMKGLPRGDITEARSMLKINKKLGRSLGHIFQIPEGGPKKEREIRRHSAIYGRSDSKRREGKRLTLHELTINEAAAQCCMRDNTLLLRRVELFSLARQAARESSYLASLKCSRLNPEETGAPPTKIPKQEVVEVPLQGESEGVTTTSARHSLEEDSGSVSGESMDGHLQAVTVRIPTSPGATDLSLALPHPAPWSRQLLQQTLMDEGLRLARLVSRDRLGRLSLCVPGTPHIAECDDGGSESCSSLPVSPQITDLRSGSCKEQE, encoded by the exons GATCATAGCAGAAACAACTACCCTCCCACGTACCCTGGGTGAGCTGCAGCTGTATCGAGTTCTACAGAGAGCCAACTTATTAGGTTATTATGATACCTTCATCCAGCAGGGAGGTGATGATGTTCAGCAGTTATGTGAGGCTGGAGAAGAAGAATTCTTGGAAATTATGTCTTTGGTTGGCATGGCTACAAAGCCACTCCACGTCAGACGGCTGCAAAAGGCCTTACGAGATTGGGCTACTAATCCAGGACTATTTAACCAGCCCCCATTGAACAGCGTCCCTCTCAGTGCCAGTATACCATTGTTTAAGATATCAGAAACAATGGGCAGAGTAGCCCGACCATGCAATGGACATGTTGGTAACATCGAAACTTTAAACAAAGGAATTAGTGGTTTTGTTCTTCCAGAACAACAAGACCAGCTTGGTAAAAGATCTCCTTCCCAACTAGATAACAGGCCATGGACAGTGCAAGTGTCTCCAGAACTAAATGAAGGAGATGATGaagatgttgatgatgatgaagatgggaGAGGAACTCAATATGCAACAGCAGGTGAAAGATTAGATCCTGAGCTGGCACATGTGATCTCTGAAAGCGTTGAGAGGCTAATGAAAGGCTTACCGCGGGGAGATATAACTGAGGCGCGATCCATgctgaaaataaacaaaaaattggGACGATCACTAGGCCATATCTTTCAGATCCCAGAGGGAGGGCCAAAAAAAGAAAGGGAGATTCGAAGACACAGTGCTATTTATGGAAGAAGTGACTCGAAGAGGCGGGAAGGAAAGAGACTCACTCTGCATGAG CTCACGATAAATGAAGCGGCAGCTCAGTGTTGTATGAGGGATAACACCTTGCTCCTTAGGAGGGTAGAGCTCTTCTCCCTAGCAAGACAAGCGGCCCGAGAGAGCTCCTACTTGGCATCTCTGAAGTGTTCTAG GTTAAACCCTGAGGAGACAGGTGCACCGCCAACAAAAATACCAAAGCAAGAG GTTGTGGAAGTCCCACTACAAGGAGAATCAGAAGGTGTAACTACTACATCAGCAAGACATAGCTTAGAGGAGGACAGCGGCAGTGTTTCTGGGGAAAGCATGGATGGTCATTTGCAAG CTGTAACGGTAAGAATACCCACCTCGCCTGGAGCTACAGACCTATCCCTTGCTCTACCACATCCAGCACCATGGAGCAGACAGCTTTTGCAACAAACACTGATGGATGAAGGCTTACGACTTGCCAGGCTTGTGTCACGTGATAGGCTGGGCCGTCTCAGTCTGTGTGTGCCTGGTACTCCACATATTGCCG AATGTGATGATGGTGGTTCAGAAAGCTGTTCAAGCCTGCCAGTTTCTCCGCAAATTACTGACCTCAGATCTGGCAGCTGCAAGGAACAAGAATAA
- the NAB2 gene encoding NGFI-A-binding protein 2 isoform X3 translates to MSLVGMATKPLHVRRLQKALRDWATNPGLFNQPPLNSVPLSASIPLFKISETMGRVARPCNGHVGNIETLNKGISGFVLPEQQDQLGKRSPSQLDNRPWTVQVSPELNEGDDEDVDDDEDGRGTQYATAGERLDPELAHVISESVERLMKGLPRGDITEARSMLKINKKLGRSLGHIFQIPEGGPKKEREIRRHSAIYGRSDSKRREGKRLTLHELTINEAAAQCCMRDNTLLLRRVELFSLARQAARESSYLASLKCSRLNPEETGAPPTKIPKQEVVEVPLQGESEGVTTTSARHSLEEDSGSVSGESMDGHLQAAVTVRIPTSPGATDLSLALPHPAPWSRQLLQQTLMDEGLRLARLVSRDRLGRLSLCVPGTPHIAECDDGGSESCSSLPVSPQITDLRSGSCKEQE, encoded by the exons ATGTCTTTGGTTGGCATGGCTACAAAGCCACTCCACGTCAGACGGCTGCAAAAGGCCTTACGAGATTGGGCTACTAATCCAGGACTATTTAACCAGCCCCCATTGAACAGCGTCCCTCTCAGTGCCAGTATACCATTGTTTAAGATATCAGAAACAATGGGCAGAGTAGCCCGACCATGCAATGGACATGTTGGTAACATCGAAACTTTAAACAAAGGAATTAGTGGTTTTGTTCTTCCAGAACAACAAGACCAGCTTGGTAAAAGATCTCCTTCCCAACTAGATAACAGGCCATGGACAGTGCAAGTGTCTCCAGAACTAAATGAAGGAGATGATGaagatgttgatgatgatgaagatgggaGAGGAACTCAATATGCAACAGCAGGTGAAAGATTAGATCCTGAGCTGGCACATGTGATCTCTGAAAGCGTTGAGAGGCTAATGAAAGGCTTACCGCGGGGAGATATAACTGAGGCGCGATCCATgctgaaaataaacaaaaaattggGACGATCACTAGGCCATATCTTTCAGATCCCAGAGGGAGGGCCAAAAAAAGAAAGGGAGATTCGAAGACACAGTGCTATTTATGGAAGAAGTGACTCGAAGAGGCGGGAAGGAAAGAGACTCACTCTGCATGAG CTCACGATAAATGAAGCGGCAGCTCAGTGTTGTATGAGGGATAACACCTTGCTCCTTAGGAGGGTAGAGCTCTTCTCCCTAGCAAGACAAGCGGCCCGAGAGAGCTCCTACTTGGCATCTCTGAAGTGTTCTAG GTTAAACCCTGAGGAGACAGGTGCACCGCCAACAAAAATACCAAAGCAAGAG GTTGTGGAAGTCCCACTACAAGGAGAATCAGAAGGTGTAACTACTACATCAGCAAGACATAGCTTAGAGGAGGACAGCGGCAGTGTTTCTGGGGAAAGCATGGATGGTCATTTGCAAG CAGCTGTAACGGTAAGAATACCCACCTCGCCTGGAGCTACAGACCTATCCCTTGCTCTACCACATCCAGCACCATGGAGCAGACAGCTTTTGCAACAAACACTGATGGATGAAGGCTTACGACTTGCCAGGCTTGTGTCACGTGATAGGCTGGGCCGTCTCAGTCTGTGTGTGCCTGGTACTCCACATATTGCCG AATGTGATGATGGTGGTTCAGAAAGCTGTTCAAGCCTGCCAGTTTCTCCGCAAATTACTGACCTCAGATCTGGCAGCTGCAAGGAACAAGAATAA